In Metarhizium brunneum chromosome 3, complete sequence, a genomic segment contains:
- the gsfF_0 gene encoding Cytochrome P450 monooxygenase gsfF — protein MEEILALALISVQSWHPLPNRQTLAVLCISSLIATVWLAYRRYRPLHHVRGSWLCKISGLCLALTDFRSCRNDKILEWHRRYGPVICIAPNEVSVATLEGTRAIYGTAHRWPKSNYFDHFMGYNRRSAFATKPYKEHQAKRRLISAFYQPSTIYKLPHIEQHVQERAQTVVRQISTNTEVDVYSLTDWYALDIITHLVLGPDYCTRSIETACPERDILAGLKQQQFVGSLRIRYPTVYEYVSRCCRALSSRFSYLSADDELAAWCKQRTANAIKGPSISDSHSLLRHLLQVHESDKKKPPLDRQYIAAEVLDNINAAEATVAVTATYLIWRLTEAPEWQKKIRDELAALLVQSDGFLPFSELDNRVPSLEACLREVYRLHPASSGRAERIVPEGGHVLCGVYLPQGTIVTTSVMALHRDETIFPDPDRFNPGRWLDGDPLTMKKREAYLIPFGHGARICLGKSLATLEIKVLIAQIYLRYNTMMGRSMTPESMRQCSTHDAVPKGLKCVVRFQKIDEEIRNHNAS, from the coding sequence ATGGAGGAAATACTGGCCTTGGCACTGATATCAGTGCAGAGTTGGCACCCCCTTCCGAACCGGCAAACCCTCGCAGTCTTGTGTATCTCATCATTAATCGCCACTGTATGGCTCGCGTATCGTCGTTACAGACCGCTCCATCACGTTCGCGGCTCCTGGCTATGCAAGATTTCAGGCCTTTGTCTGGCCTTGACTGATTTTCGTTCTTGTCGAAATGACAAAATCCTCGAGTGGCATCGGAGATATGGTCCTGTTATATGTATCGCGCCAAACGAGGTCTCAGTCGCGACACTGGAAGGTACAAGAGCCATCTACGGCACAGCGCACCGATGGCCAAAGAGCAACTACTTTGACCATTTCATGGGATATAACCGGCGCTCGGCGTTCGCCACGAAGCCTTATAAGGAACACCAGGCAAAGCGTAGGCTGATCTCGGCCTTTTATCAACCGTCTACTATATACAAGCTGCCCCATATCGAACAACACGTGCAGGAACGTGCTCAAACAGTTGTCCGGCAAATATCAACGAATACAGAGGTCGATGTCTACAGTTTGACAGACTGGTACGCGCTTGATATCATTACCCATCTTGTTCTGGGGCCGGACTATTGCACTCGATCCATCGAAACGGCTTGCCCTGAGCGCGATATCCTCGCCGGGCTAAAGCAACAACAGTTTGTCGGCTCCCTGCGCATCCGGTACCCAACGGTCTACGAATACGTTTCTAGATGTTGCAGAGCTCTGAGCTCTAGATTCAGCTATCTATCTGCGGATGACGAGCTCGCAGCCTGGTGTAAGCAACGCACTGCCAACGCGATCAAGGGGCCTAGCATATCTGATTCTCATTCTCTACTCCGACACCTTTTGCAAGTACACGAGAgtgacaagaagaagccaccGCTTGACCGGCAGTATATTGCAGCCGAGGTGCTTGACAATATCAATGCTGCCGAAGCCACGGTTGCGGTAACGGCAACATACTTGATATGGAGACTAACAGAGGCTCCGGAGTGGCAGAAGAAGATACGAGACGAGTTGGCCGCTTTACTCGTACAGTCAGATGGCTTTCTGCCATTTTCGGAGCTTGATAACCGAGTTCCCTCACTCGAGGCTTGTCTTCGCGAGGTCTACCGTCTACACCCGGCATCCAGTGGACGAGCCGAGCGCATCGTTCCCGAGGGCGGCCACGTCTTGTGTGGAGTCTATCTCCCACAGGGGACGATAGTGACAACCTCTGTTATGGCTCTTCATCGAGATGAGACCATTTTTCCAGATCCCGATCGATTCAATCCTGGGAGGTGGCTTGACGGGGACccgttgacgatgaagaagcgTGAGGCCTATCTGATTCCGTTTGGGCATGGGGCCAGAATATGTCTAGGCAAATCCCTGGCCACGCTGGAAATCAAAGTTCTTATTGCACAGATATATCTGAGGTATAATACCATGATGGGAAGATCAATGACTCCAGAGTCAATGAGGCAGTGTAGCACCCACGACGCGGTGCCCAAGGGCTTGAAATGTGTAGTCCGGTTCCAGAAGATTGACGAAGAGATTCGCAATCACAATGCCAGCTAG
- the aruH_1 gene encoding Arginine--pyruvate transaminase AruH, which produces MVEFTPLLPSSLTQHSSGNNTYEMNYQRMAIEKEAPEEVGIAIKYNLSESAISDQTLKSLNITIPADTVLTYTEHKGSSKIRSFVAEASHGAITPEDVLVTAGASTSLFIVNSALLSSGDHVIITRPNYATNLEVPRAIGCAITYVDLEFESQYRLDIGRVSAAIRPGVTKLISICSPNNPTGTTHTGPELRALADLAEEKGCYLLVDETYSELRYVSGHSAGEDAVPAAASLGSHVVGVSSMSKAYGVPGIRVGWLTTTNARLQETFLAAKEQISICGSSLDEICAEQILARRSELIPATIADMQRRRDRVASWIAEESEWLDWVRPEAGVMCFVKIKKEPVGGLGAFYSTLLEKHGVYIGRGGWFERDDSFFRLGYGWPTWRELEDGLVCISKVLRG; this is translated from the coding sequence ATGGTCGAGTTTACGCCTCTTTTGCCTTCTTCCCTCACACAGCACAGCTCCGGCAACAACACCTACGAGATGAACTACCAACGAATGGCCATTGAGAAAGAGGCCCCAGAGGAGGTGGGAATTGCGATCAAGTACAATCTTTCCGAGAGTGCCATATCAGACCAGACGCTGAAATCATTGAACATCACCATTCCTGCGGACACCGTACTCACTTACACGGAGCACAAGGGCAGTTCCAAGATTCGCTCTTTCGTCGCCGAGGCTTCTCACGGGGCCATTACCCCAGAAGACGTTCTCGTAACAGCAGGCGCCTCGACGTCcctcttcatcgtcaacaGCGCCCTGCTGAGCTCGGGGGACCATGTGATCATCACGCGTCCCAACTATGCGACCAACCTGGAAGTTCCGCGCGCCATCGGCTGCGCCATTACGTACGTCGACCTCGAGTTTGAATCCCAGTACCGCCTGGACATTGGTCGCGTGAGCGCCGCCATTCGCCCCGGCGTCACCAAGCTCATCAGCATCTGCTCTCCCAACAATCCTACAGGAACCACGCACACCGGCCCCGAGCTCCGGGCTCTCGCGGACCTCGCCGAGGAAAAGGGGTGCTACCTCCTTGTTGACGAGACGTACTCGGAGCTCAGGTACGTCTCTGGCCATTCAGCAGGGGAGGATGCCGTTCCCGCAGCGGCTTCACTTGGCAGTCACGTCGTTGGCGTttcctccatgtccaaaGCCTATGGCGTTCCTGGCATCCGCGTGGGGTGGCTCACCACTACCAACGCCCGCCTGCAGGAGACGTTCCTCGCGGCCAAGGAGCAGATAAGTATCTGTGGCAGTAGCCTTGACGAAATCTGCGCGGAGCAAATCTTGGCCCGGCGGAGCGAGCTGATTCCCGCGACCATTGCCGACATGCAGAGGCGGAGGGATCGCGTGGCGAGCTGGATTGCCGAGGAGAGCGAGTGGCTGGATTGGGTGAGGCCAGAAGCAGGAGTCATGTGCTTTGTCAAGATAAAAAAGGAGCCGGTTGGGGGGCTGGGCGCATTCTATTCGACGTTGCTGGAGAAGCATGGCGTGTATATTGGCCGAGGGGGCTGGTTTGAGAGAGATGATAGCTTTTTCCGGCTGGGATACGGATGGCCAACGTGGCGGGAACTGGAAGATGGACTTGTCTGCATCTCCAAGGTTCTTCGGGGATGA
- the asaB_0 gene encoding Hydroxylase/desaturase asaB translates to MAPATVHLLDSNGPLLAEKMEASAKEGPHHVQTTLTFVKENEDGSPQAPIYIGKPESYERPTVTLPATIHDISGHEHEYTLDSHGFQFYYHNSQVKEFTDDDKIRADYYPETEQLLKDVTGASRVFIYDHTIRRAAKDWTTKGQPRGPLKRVHIDSSYHGAKCKAWHYLPDEAPELLRGRYQMISVWRPIRTILKDPLALADAHSAPESGLFPVKFIAPDQEGEAWNVKADPNIKWYFRYKQTPNMVTLIKFYDSKVDGRARRVPHSAFVDPATEQEATRESIEMRALVFHPEDRD, encoded by the exons ATGGCTCCAGCGACCGTCCATCTCCTCGACTCCAATGGCCCTCTTCTAGCAGAAAAGATGGAAGCCTCCGCGAAAGAAGGCCCTCACCATGTTCAGACTACGCTCACCTTTGTTAAAGAGAACGAAGATGGATCCCCCCAAGCCCCAATATATATCGGAAAGCCAGAGAGCTACGAACGACCTACCGTCACTCTCCCTGCCACCATTCATGATATCAGTGGCCACGAGCATGAATACACTCTAGACAGCCACGGATTCCAGTTCTACTACCACAACAGCCAAGTGAAGGAATTCACCGACGATGACAAGATACGAGCAGACTATTACCCAGAGACAGAGCAGCTGCTGAAAGATGT CACGGGGGCCTCTCGAGTCTTCATATATGACCACACCATCCGACGAGCCGCAAAAGATTGGACCACCAAGGGTCAGCCCCGTGGTCCGCTCAAACGTGTTCACATAGACTCGTCCTACCATGGCGCCAAGTGCAAGGCCTGGCACTATCTTCCCGACGAAGCACCCGAACTCCTCAGGGGCCGCTACCAGATGATCAGCGTCTGGCGCCCGATCCGTACCATTCTCAAGGACCCGTTGGCACTTGCCGATGCGCACTCTGCGCCCGAAAGCGGCCTGTTCCCCGTCAAGTTTATCGCCCCGGACCAAGAGGGCGAGGCGTGGAACGTCAAGGCGGACCCAAACATCAAGTGGTACTTTCGCTACAAGCAGACTCCGAATATGGTTACTTTGATCAAGTTTTACGACTCCAAGGTGGATGGGAGGGCGAGGCGGGTGCCTCATTCGGCGTTTGTTGACCCAGCGACGGAGCAGGAGGCGACGAGGGAGAGCATTGAGATGAGGGCATTGGTTTTTCATCCCGAGGATCGTGATTAG
- the tauD gene encoding Alpha-ketoglutarate-dependent taurine dioxygenase, whose protein sequence is MTLSHDHDLRGSAGDSSSVREPLKLRGLLDGYKSYDVTPVIGTEFPDANVVEWMKDANSDEILRDLAVTISRRGVVFFRAQTDLTDELQKELALRLGRLTGKPESSTLHIHPLANFNADRDPHLNIITTDQATNPAEDLWKNRPADIRNSWHTDAGYEPNPPDYSILKLIKLPKTGGDTMWASSCEIYDKVSPAYRKFLEGLTADFSQSRLPNVAAAKGFELYSKPRGSPNNVGTSLRAVHPVVRTNPVTGWKSLFAVGNHVERINDVTSDESKRLLDWFLQLIVEEHDCQLRHRWENPYDIAIWDNRSVYHTAIFDYAGLGARTGHRAVGIGERPYFNPSSKTRREALAEE, encoded by the exons ATGACCCTCTCTCATGATCACGACCTGCGAGGCAGTGCCGGTGACAGCTCCTCCGTCAGGGAACCTTTGAAACTAAGGGGTCTTCTGGATGGCTACAAGTCGTACGATGTCACCCCCGTAATCGGAACCGAGTTCCCCGACGCCAACGTGGTGGAATGGATGAAGGATGCAAATAGCGATGAAATCTTGCGAGACTTGGCTGTTACCA TCTCTCGTCGGGGTGTGGTTTTCTTTCGAGCCCAGACCGACCTTACAGACGAGCTTCAAAAGGAGTTGGCTCTTCGCCTGGGCCGTCTAACAGGCAAACCGGAATCCTCAACACTGCACATTCATCCACTGGCCAACTTCAACGCAGATCGGGACCCCCATCtcaacatcatcaccaccgacCAGGCGACTAACCCTGCAGAGGACCTTTGGAAAAATAGACCGGCCGATATAAGAAACAGCTGGCATACGGATGCTGGGTATGAGCCGAATCCACCCGATTACTCCATCTTGAAGCTCATCAAACTCCCAAAGACCGGCGGAG ATACAATGTGGGCCTCGTCTTGCGAAATCTACGACAAAGTGTCTCCTGCCTACCGCAAATTCCTCGAAGGACTCACTGCCGACTTCTCCCAATCTAGATTACCAAATGTAGCTGCTGCCAAGGGATTCGAGCTATATTCCAAGCCTCGCGGGTCCCCCAACAACGTTGGCACTTCTCTGCGCGCCGTTCACCCGGTCGTTCGCACCAACCCCGTCACTGGATGGAAGAGCCTCTTTGCCGTTGGCAACCACGTCGAGCGCATCAATGATGTGACGTCTGATGAAAGCAAAAGACTGCTGGACTGGTTCCTGCAGTTGATTGTCGAAGAACACGACTGCCAACTGAGGCATCGGTGGGAGAACCCCTACGACATTG CCATCTGGGACAACCGCTCCGTCTACCATACCGCCATTTTTGATTATGCTGGATTGGGTGCCCGCACTGGCCATCGCGCGGTGGGAATCGGCGAGAGACCTTATTTCAACCCGAGCAGCAAGACCCGTCGTGAAGCCCTCGCTGAGGAATGA
- the fmpE gene encoding Nonribosomal peptide synthetase fmpE, producing the protein MNIRTRLPNLVIETVRKQFPGLNKGLICLNNGSGALVHKGVMESITRTMSSPHMNLRGLDSKSRIDVRERAAQYVKLASFMNADPDEIAFGPSTTGLLRTLTNSLRPNLNADSEIIVSVLCHEAGITAWVALAKSLGISIKWWVPAGGMGNNRDPKLTLESLRPLLSSKTRLVCCGHVSNITGTIEPIQEIAELVHTVPGALICVDGVAWAPHRPIDVRKLNVDFYVFSWYKVFGPHIAQIYARRNVQQRYLTSLNHYFLDSSSLAVKLGLGNSCIELEHALVPIINYLVDEVGWDSIIAYEEVITRYLLDYLTANPDLYTVYGSRTSDPKTRVALISFSVNGLTSDKVANEIHEKSNCRLLTGDCWSPRTVHDILGLADDGIIRTSLTHYNTLDEMKIFTKKLDQVVHALKQ; encoded by the exons ATGAATATTCGCACGCGCCTCCCCAATCTTGTCATTGAGACTGTTCGAAAACAATTTCCGGGTCTCAATAAAGGGTTGATCTGCCTGAACAATGGCTCTGGTGCTTTGGTTCATAAAGGTGTCATGGAGAG TATCACCCGGACAATGTCCTCTCCCCACATGAATTTGCGAGGACTGGACTCAAAAAGCCGCATTGACGTTCGAGAGCGTGCGGCCCAATACGTGAAGCTTGCGTCATTCATGAATGCCGACCCTGACGAAATTG CCTTTGGGCCTTCTACTACCGGGCTACTACGAACTCTGACCAATTCTCTTCGTCCAAATCTCAATGCGGATTCTGAAATTATTGTATCCGTTCTTTGCCACGAAGCCGGCATAACCGCGTGGGTTGCCTTAGCAAAGAGCTTGGGTATATCCATCAAGTGGTGGGTGCCGGCTGGGGGAATGGGCAACAACAGAGACCCGAAGCTTACGCTAGAATCGCTCCGACCACTTTTGTCATCAAAGACGCGACTTGTATGTTGTGGGCATGTGTCAAATATTACCGGAACTATTGAACCCATTCAAGAGATTGCGGAGCTCGTTCATACCGTCCCTGGGGCTTTAATATGTGTGGACGGAGTAGCCTGGGCTCCCCATCGCCCTATCGACGTTAGGAAATTGAATGTCGACTTCTACGTTTTTAGCTGGTATAAGGTTTTTGGCCCCCATATTGCTCAGATCTATGCCAGACGGAATGTTCAGCAGCGCTACTTGACGAGTCTCAACCACTACTTCCTGGATTCGTCCTCTTTAGCCGTGAAGCTGGGCCTTGGCAACAGCTGCATTGAGCTCGAACATGCTCTGGTCCCCATTATCAATTACCTCGTCGATGAGGTTGGCTGGGATTCTATAATTGCCTACGAGGAAGTGATTACAAGATATCTTCTGGATTATTTGACGGCCAACCCGGATCTTTACACTGTATATGGGTCGCGAACATCGGATCCAAAAACCCGTGTTGCCTTGATCAGCTTTTCTGTGAACGGGCTCACTTCTGACAAGGTCGCGAACGAGATTCACGAAAAATCAAACTGTCGGCTACTTACTGGTGACTGTTGGTCTCCCCGTACAGTCCATGATATTCTGGGACTGGCAGATGACGGTATCATTCGCACAAGCTTGACCCATTACAACACCTTGGACGAGATGAAGATATTCACAAAAAAGCTCGACCAGGTAGTACATGCCTTAAAACAATGA
- the gloE_1 gene encoding 2-oxoglutarate-dependent dioxygenase gloE produces MGSVESSKQADLKSISLAGLLAGNDDVVNDLVSACKENGFFYLDFRHESTCDILKLVDDLAAIGKSVFKLPLEEKEQYSTEKYLPSRLFGYKTVGCSVGPFAGKKDGYESFSIHNNGIFGEDTINAPPAIDENLSLFETFMSEVHQYTDCILSNLSKALELPYDLKDCHRKDKPSSANMAMLQYLAWGSSHDQIGNMAHTDMGTLTVVFSQSDGLQAMLPGDREWSFIPPRAGHAVVNVGDSLRFLSNGVLASSLHRVVPPPDSTGQDKFSVIYFLRPEFDAKFTTHDGKQMNSVEWHNQKYALFREASLDAKQHGAMLTGRNEYLGSTDQ; encoded by the exons ATGGGATCCGTCGAATCGTCCAAACAGGCAGATCTGAAATCGATCTCGCTGGCGGGACTTCTTGCCGGGAACGACGATGTTGTGAACGACCTTGTTTCCGCTTGCAAAGAAAATGGATTCTTTTACCTTGATTTCCGTCACGAGTCCACATGTGACATCTTGAAGCTTGTCGACGACCTCGCTGCTATTGGCAAGTCAGTTTTCAAGCTGCCACTAGAAGAGAAAGAACAATATAGCACCGAGAAATATCTACCATCAAGACTTTTCGG CTACAAAACAGTCGGGTGCTCCGTTGGGCCATTTGCCGGGAAGAAAGACGGTTATGAGAGCTTCTCG ATCCACAACAATGGAATCTTTGGGGAGGATACCATCAATGCTCCTCCAGCCATTGATGAAAACTTGTCCCTATTCGAGACATTCATGAGCGAGGTTCATCAGTATACTGATTGCATCCTGTCAAATCTGTCTAAAGCGCTGGAGCTTCCGTATGACTTGAAGGACTGTCACCGGAAGGATAAGCCATCGTCTGCAAACATGGCTATGTTGCAGTACCTAGCTTGGGGAAGCAGTCATGACCAGATCGGGAACATGGCACATACTGATATGGGAACTTTAACGGTTGTTTTCTCCCAGTCGGATGGCTTGCAGGCTATGCTGCCCGGAGATAGGGAGTGGTCATTTATTCCACCCCGAGCTGGACACGCCGTTGTGAATGTCGGAGACTCGTTGCGTTTTCTTTCCAATGGTGTATTGGCCTCATCTCTTCACCGCGTGGTACCTCCACCCGACTCAACAGGTCAGGACAAGTTCTCCGTGATTTATTTCTTGCGGCCAGAATTCGATGCCAAGTTTACTACCCATGACGGAAAGCAGATGAACAGTGTGGAGTGGCATAATCAAAAATACGCCCTGTTCAGAGAAGCGAGCCTGGATGCCAAGCAGCATGGTGCCATGCTGACGGGACGCAACGAGTATCTTGGCTCCACTGACCAGTGA
- the rhmA_0 gene encoding 2-keto-3-deoxy-L-rhamnonate aldolase, with product MHEKGKMLDTNHYNALSLAQPTNFKSMLHSGKLLWGTGCRIPHEEAARIVASTPYHFCFIDAEHTPLNATLLVSLVRTIQYHSNGSMVPFVRIPGCSPELVNYALNAGAGGVMMPHIQNAKQAEDLVRLARFPPMGDRSFPPAALINKKQQRTPESQTVYDVWNSHAAVICQIEDLQGLDNIEEICGVPGVDGLFIGTGDLRMCMGLAVGSLDGDEPVFVSALRRIRDAAKANDLPIMGFGISPCTLERRIDMGWNAFIIHGDIDAICTSAIRSLDTYSDAADRHLSKISDKNGNGSANGLDDDLGSRTRGEGAVGSLNGSQSVGPQ from the exons ATGCACGAGAAAGGGAAAATGCTCGACACAAATCACTACAACGCCTTAAGCTTGGCTCAGCCCACGAATTTCAAGTCCATGTTGCACTCGGGCAAGCTACTCTGGGGCACGGGATGCCGAATCCCCCACGAGGAAGCGGCACGGATAGTTGCCTCGACGCCGTATCATTTCTGCTTCATAGACGCG GAACACACGCCCCTGAACGCAACGCTGCTGGTCAGCCTTGTTCGCACGATTCAATATCACTCCAACGGCTCCATGGTGCCATTTGTCCGGATCCCAGGCTGCTCGCCCGAGCTGGTCAATTATGCGCTGAATGCCGGCGCGGGGGGCGTCATGATGCCTCACATCCAGAACGCCAAACAGGCAGAGGACCTGGTCCGGTTGGCTCGGTTTCCGCCCATGGGAGACCGGAGCTTCCCTCCCGCGGCGCTGAtcaacaagaagcagcagaggaCGCCGGAGTCCCAGACGGTCTACGACGTGTGGAACAGCCATGCCGCTGTCATCTGTCAGATAGAAGATCTGCAGGGCCTGGACAATATTGAAGAGATTTGCGGGGTTCCAGGAG TTGACGGCCTTTTCATTGGGACCGGCGATTTGCGCATGTGTATGGGATTGGCTGTGGGCAGTCTCGATGGTGATGAACCCGTGTTTGTCTCTGCGCTCCGGAGGATCCGGGACGCCGCAAAGGCCAATGATCTTCCCATCATGGGTTTTGGCATCTCCCCTTGTACCCTAGAGCGTAGGATTGACATGGGCTGGAATGCGTTCATCATACATGGCGACATTGATGCCATATGCACCTCGGCCATCCGGTCATTGGATACTTACAGTGATGCTGCCGATCGCCATTTATCCAAGATTAGTgacaagaatggcaatggcTCTGCCAATGGCTTAGATGACGATTTGGGAAGCAGAACAAGAGGGGAGGGGGCCGTTGGTTCTCTGAACGGTTCCCAGTCCGTGGGACCTCAATAG
- the ACSF3 gene encoding Malonate--CoA ligase ACSF3, translating into MLLPQTALPDDPIFSRLVQLATRRDGQVIVDDRSRGTQFGYGHILHGTVDLVQKLRSLLNRDILDNRGGFYIAVLAPNSYEFIIAVLAVLALGGVVVPMPTGALASEAAHILRQCGACCILVGPEQVDLLARIEDEVKIPSLLVRSHVGDSKSKNPVPATSFALDPAAAVSEECPSILFFTSGTSGPPKGVLHARRTVSKYARLEEVGTNEEICIIPRGAFWSLYFTKLFQMLLIGVRVEIHNFGRNYDLIWEKLRDGTATRIALSPTFWYGMMDFFQRHISKLPESTIDEYVRGVRQLGDASASGAVLSNRIKEFWKDMRGGRPLKVQYGSTESQEISICDEGAGMVEGDLGVPFPNVTIKLSEGDEGELLVKTPAMFLGYLNSSDSTAQCMDSDGFFKTGDLAIRQNGRYIFKGRANMDLFKFYTYKVPRMEVESCLLALPYIEEGYIMPVADPQCDTRVAALVRLRDCFHTVDLSTIRGDLSRDLPAYQLPTVLRVLRDGETVPRTWSDKTALKQAVRMFFPQDDEERLCGEAIEVMDVSGFMKMETKKPWDLSGMR; encoded by the exons ATGCTTCTTCCACAGACCGCGCTCCCCGACGACCCCATCTTCTCTAGACTAGTCCAACTCGCCACCCGCAGAGATGGTCAAGTTATTGTCGACGACCGCAGCCGCGGCACACAGTTTGGCTACGGCCACATTCTCCACGGCACCGTGGACCTCGTGCAGAAGCTTCGGAGTCTTCTCAACAGGGATATCCTAGATAACCGCGGCGGGTTTTACattgccgtcttggccccTAACAGCTACGAATTCATTATTGCGGTCCTCGCTGTCCTAGCTCTCGGCGGTGTTGTCGTCCCCATGC CCACGGGCGCACTTGCATCCGAAGCAGCGCATATCCTGCGGCAGTGTGGTGCGTGCTGTATTCTCGTTGGGCCAGAGCAAGTCGACCTGTTGGCCCGGATCGAAGACGAGGTCAAAATACCCTCTCTCTTGGTCAGGAGCCACGTGGGCGACTCTAAATCTAAGAACCCGGTGCCGGCTACGTCCTTTGCGCTGGACCCGGCGGCCGCCGTGTCTGAAGAGTGTCCTAGCATATTGTTCTTTACTTCGGGGACGAGCGGCCCTCCAAAGGGTGTTTTGCACGCCCGTCGGACGGTCAGCAAGTATGCTCGGCTGGAGGAAGTCGGGACGAATGAGGAGATTTGCATCATACCGAGGGGCGCGTTCTGGTCGCTGTATTTCACGAAACTGTTCCAAATGCTGCTTATAGGGGTGCGCGTCGAGATTCACAATTTCGGACGCAACTACGACCTTATATGGGAGAAGCTCCGTGATGGAACCGCCACGCGGATTGCCTTGTCCCCTACTTTCTGGTACGGCATGATGGACTTTTTCCAGAGACACATCTCCAAGTTGCCCGAGTCTACGATCGACGAGTACGTCCGGGGGGTTCGGCAGCTTGGCGATGCGTCCGCATCGGGAGCCGTGTTGTCGAATCGCATCAAAGAGTTTTGGAAAGACATGCGTGGCGGACGGCCGCTCAAGGTGCAGTACGGGTCGACGGAATCACAGGAGATTTCCATCTGCGACGAGGGGGCCGGCATGGTAGAG GGTGATTTGGGGGTGCCGTTTCCAAACGTGACTATCAAGTTGTCAGAGGGTGACGAAGGGGAGCTGCTTGTAAAGACTCCGGCTATGTTTCTTGG GTACTTGAACTCGTCGGACTCTACGGCGCAATGTATGGACTCGGACGGGTTTTTCAAAACTGGTGATCTGGCCATCCGCCAGAACGGCCGGTACATCTTCAAAGGAAGGGCAAACATGGATT TGTTCAAGTTTTATACGTACAAGGTCCCGCGGATGGAGGTCGAGTCCTGCCTGCTTGCGCTTCCTTATATCGAAGAGGGATACATCATGCCGGTGGCAGATCCGCAGTGCGATACCCGGGTGGCTGCCCTTGTTCGTCTCCGAGACTGTTTCCATACAGTTGACCTGAGTACTATCAGGGGCGACCTTTCCAGAGACTTGCCTGCCTATCAACTGCCAACTGTGCTTCGGGTTTTGAGAGACGGCGAAACGGTCCCTCGGACGTGGTCAGACAAAACCGCATTGAAGCAGGCAGTGCGGATGTTCTTCCcccaagacgacgaggaacGGCTTTGTGGAGAGGCGATAGAAGTCATGGATGTGAGTGGCTTCATGAAGATGGAAACCAAGAAGCCATGGGACCTTTCAGGAATGAGGTAG